A genomic stretch from Vibrio neptunius includes:
- the prpF gene encoding 2-methylaconitate cis-trans isomerase PrpF, which yields MNDIRPSQIKVAATYMRGGTSKGVFFNLSDLPEEAQKPGKARDALLLRVIGSPDPYSKQIDGMGGATSSTSKTVIVSLSSQPDHDVDYLFGQVSIDKPFVDWSGNCGNLSAAVGPFAIHAGLIPAERIPENGVVAVRVWQANIGKTIVIHVPIRNGLVQETGDFELDGVTFPAAEIQVDFMQPAAGDGSMFPTGNLVDDLEVPEVGMFNATLINAGIPTIFIDADALGYSGTELQQDINSDEVALARFEKIRAYGALKMGLIDKVEEAESRQHTPKVAFISKAKSYQASSGKQIDENDVDLLVRALSMGQLHHAMMGTAAVAIASASCVSGTLVNLAAGGGEKHSVTFGHPSGTLKVGARAAHSNQGWVVEKAAMSRSARILMEGFVRVPSNVFEE from the coding sequence ATGAATGACATTAGACCGAGTCAGATAAAAGTCGCCGCGACCTATATGCGAGGCGGTACGAGTAAGGGTGTGTTCTTTAATCTTTCTGATTTACCCGAAGAGGCACAAAAACCGGGAAAGGCTCGAGATGCGTTGTTGCTAAGAGTCATTGGTAGCCCAGATCCCTATTCCAAACAAATCGATGGTATGGGAGGGGCAACTTCGAGTACAAGCAAAACCGTCATTGTTTCGCTGAGTAGTCAGCCTGATCACGATGTGGATTACCTATTTGGGCAAGTCTCCATTGATAAGCCTTTTGTTGACTGGAGTGGAAATTGTGGAAACCTATCGGCTGCGGTTGGCCCGTTTGCAATTCATGCTGGGTTAATTCCTGCAGAGCGTATACCGGAAAACGGTGTGGTTGCTGTGAGAGTGTGGCAGGCCAATATCGGAAAAACGATTGTCATCCACGTGCCTATCCGCAATGGACTTGTTCAGGAAACTGGAGACTTTGAGCTAGACGGAGTGACTTTTCCTGCGGCTGAAATTCAAGTCGACTTCATGCAACCTGCTGCGGGCGACGGAAGTATGTTCCCAACGGGCAATTTAGTCGATGATCTCGAGGTGCCTGAGGTTGGAATGTTTAACGCAACCCTAATTAATGCGGGTATTCCAACGATTTTTATTGATGCGGATGCCCTTGGTTACTCTGGTACTGAACTTCAACAAGATATCAATAGTGATGAGGTGGCATTAGCACGATTTGAAAAAATACGAGCTTACGGCGCACTAAAAATGGGGCTTATCGATAAGGTCGAAGAAGCTGAATCTCGCCAACACACCCCTAAGGTGGCTTTTATTAGCAAAGCGAAGAGTTATCAAGCCTCAAGCGGAAAACAGATTGATGAAAATGACGTAGATCTGCTGGTGAGAGCTTTGTCTATGGGCCAGTTACATCATGCAATGATGGGTACAGCTGCAGTCGCTATTGCTTCAGCTTCATGTGTGTCAGGGACACTGGTCAACTTGGCTGCTGGAGGCGGGGAGAAGCATTCAGTGACCTTCGGGCATCCGTCAGGAACGCTAAAAGTAGGCGCGCGGGCTGCTCATTCAAACCAAGGCTGGGTGGTAGAAAAAGCCGCAATGAGCCGAAGCGCTCGTATTTTGATGGAGGGCTTTGTGCGTGTTCCCTCCAATGTCTTTGAAGAATAA
- the acnD gene encoding Fe/S-dependent 2-methylisocitrate dehydratase AcnD — protein sequence MSSTVNLKYRKPLPGSDLDFFDAREAVNDITPGAYETLPYTSRVLAEQLVRRCEPESLTASLKQLIDRKRDLDFPWYPARVVCHDILGQTALVDLAGLRDAIADQGGDPAKVNPVVETQLIVDHSLAVEHAGFESDAFEKNRAIEERRNEDRFHFIEWCKTAFENVSVIPAGNGIMHQINLEKMSPVVQAKQGIAYPDTCVGTDSHTPHVDALGVIAIGVGGLEAETVMLGRPSMMRLPDIVGVKLTGKRQPGITATDIVLAITEFLRNERVVSSYLEFFGEGASDLTIGDRATISNMTPEYGATAGMFYIDEQTLTYLKLTGRDDQQVELVENYAKQTGLWADDLDSAQYERVLEFDLSAVTRNMAGPSNPHRRLPTSELASQGIAGQWQESEGQLPDGAVIIAAITSCTNTSNPRNVVAAGLVAKKANQLGLVRKPWVKSSFAPGSKVAKLYLEEAGLLEEMEKLGFGIVAYACTTCNGMSGALDPEIQQEIIDRDLYSTAVLSGNRNFDGRIHPYAKQAFLASPPLVVAYALAGTIRFDIERDALGTDFEGKPIYLNDLWPTDEEIDAVVGKYVRPEQFNQVYIQMFKLDDEQNNSDPLYDWRPQSTYIRRPPYWEGALAGERTLSSMRPLAILGDNITTDHLSPSNAILASSAAGEYLAKMGVPEEDFNSYATHRGDHLTAQRATFANPKLFNEMVRDEGEVVQGSLARIEPEGKVTRMWEAIETYMNRKQPLIVVAGADYGQGSSRDWAAKGVRLAGVEAIVAEGFERIHRTNLVGMGVLPLQFKEGVNRQSLMLDGTELYDVIGEIKPGTDLALVVTRQNGEKLDVPVTCRLDTADEVLVYNAGGVLQRFAQDFLTQ from the coding sequence ATGAGTAGTACAGTGAATTTAAAATATCGTAAGCCGCTTCCGGGATCTGATCTTGATTTTTTCGATGCCCGAGAAGCAGTCAATGATATTACGCCAGGAGCTTATGAGACTCTCCCTTACACATCGCGTGTTCTTGCCGAGCAATTAGTCCGAAGGTGTGAGCCGGAGTCTCTCACGGCCTCTCTTAAACAACTGATTGATCGCAAGCGTGATTTAGATTTTCCTTGGTATCCAGCACGCGTGGTGTGTCACGATATTTTGGGACAAACGGCTTTGGTTGATTTAGCTGGTTTACGTGATGCAATTGCCGATCAAGGAGGAGACCCTGCTAAAGTGAACCCTGTGGTGGAGACCCAACTGATCGTCGACCACTCTCTGGCGGTAGAGCACGCGGGTTTTGAATCCGATGCGTTCGAGAAAAACCGTGCGATCGAAGAGCGTCGCAACGAAGACCGTTTTCACTTTATCGAGTGGTGTAAAACGGCCTTCGAAAACGTCAGCGTTATTCCTGCAGGTAACGGCATTATGCACCAGATTAATCTGGAAAAAATGTCACCTGTAGTGCAAGCCAAACAAGGTATTGCTTATCCGGACACCTGTGTCGGAACTGACAGTCATACCCCGCATGTGGACGCGTTAGGTGTTATTGCTATTGGTGTGGGTGGGCTTGAAGCGGAAACAGTAATGTTAGGTCGACCATCAATGATGCGCCTACCAGATATTGTGGGTGTTAAGCTCACGGGTAAACGCCAACCTGGTATTACGGCAACGGATATCGTTCTGGCAATCACTGAGTTCTTACGCAATGAGCGTGTTGTCTCATCGTACCTTGAGTTCTTCGGCGAGGGTGCCAGTGACCTGACAATTGGTGATCGAGCAACCATCTCAAACATGACGCCTGAATACGGTGCAACAGCAGGCATGTTCTATATTGATGAACAAACGCTCACCTACCTAAAATTGACGGGGCGAGATGACCAACAAGTTGAACTGGTTGAGAACTACGCCAAACAAACGGGCCTTTGGGCTGATGACTTAGATTCAGCGCAATACGAACGAGTGCTTGAGTTTGATTTGTCTGCAGTAACACGCAATATGGCCGGCCCTTCGAATCCACATCGCCGTTTGCCGACGTCAGAGCTAGCTTCACAAGGTATTGCAGGCCAGTGGCAAGAGAGTGAAGGTCAATTGCCCGATGGTGCGGTAATTATTGCAGCGATCACCTCCTGTACTAACACCAGTAACCCAAGAAACGTTGTCGCCGCAGGTTTAGTTGCCAAGAAAGCCAACCAATTGGGCCTTGTACGTAAGCCATGGGTGAAGTCGTCTTTCGCTCCCGGTTCAAAAGTCGCGAAGTTGTATCTTGAAGAAGCAGGTTTGCTTGAAGAGATGGAAAAACTCGGCTTTGGTATCGTCGCGTATGCGTGCACGACATGTAACGGGATGAGTGGTGCGTTAGACCCTGAGATTCAGCAAGAAATCATTGACCGAGATTTGTATTCGACGGCGGTACTTTCTGGTAACCGCAACTTCGACGGGCGTATCCATCCTTATGCGAAACAAGCATTTTTGGCGTCACCGCCGTTGGTTGTTGCTTATGCGTTGGCAGGAACGATTCGCTTCGATATCGAGCGAGATGCGTTGGGTACAGACTTTGAGGGCAAGCCTATTTACCTTAATGACCTTTGGCCAACTGACGAAGAAATTGACGCGGTAGTGGGTAAGTACGTTAGACCTGAGCAGTTTAATCAAGTTTATATTCAAATGTTTAAGCTTGATGACGAACAAAACAACAGTGATCCTTTGTATGACTGGCGCCCGCAAAGTACATACATTCGCAGACCACCTTATTGGGAAGGCGCATTGGCGGGCGAAAGAACACTGTCTTCAATGAGACCGCTAGCCATACTGGGTGACAACATTACCACCGATCATTTGTCTCCCTCTAACGCCATTCTTGCGTCCAGCGCTGCAGGTGAGTATCTAGCGAAAATGGGAGTTCCTGAAGAAGACTTCAACTCCTACGCGACTCACCGTGGAGACCACCTTACCGCGCAGCGTGCGACCTTTGCAAATCCTAAGTTATTTAACGAAATGGTTAGAGACGAAGGCGAGGTTGTTCAAGGTTCTCTGGCTCGTATTGAGCCTGAAGGAAAGGTCACGCGTATGTGGGAAGCGATCGAAACCTATATGAACCGAAAACAACCCCTAATTGTTGTTGCAGGAGCCGATTATGGTCAGGGCTCATCTCGTGACTGGGCGGCAAAAGGCGTTCGCTTGGCAGGCGTTGAAGCTATCGTTGCCGAAGGTTTTGAGCGTATCCACCGAACCAATCTTGTCGGGATGGGCGTACTTCCTTTGCAATTTAAAGAAGGTGTCAACCGTCAGTCATTAATGCTTGATGGTACCGAGCTTTATGATGTGATTGGTGAGATTAAGCCGGGGACTGATCTTGCTTTAGTTGTCACACGCCAAAACGGTGAAAAGCTGGACGTGCCGGTCACGTGCCGACTCGATACCGCCGACGAAGTATTGGTTTACAACGCAGGCGGTGTATTACAACGTTTCGCCCAAGACTTTCTGACTCAGTAA
- the queE gene encoding 7-carboxy-7-deazaguanine synthase QueE yields MFETIQGEGVFTGVPSVFVRLQICPVGCAWCDTKQTWDATPQDERPLAEVLAKTEDSPTWCSVSGDDIIEQYRQQGYQAKHIVITGGEPCIYDLRPLTEAFEAIGCSCQIETSGTSPVLASENTWVTVSPKVAMKGKLPVLDCALLRANEIKHPVATDKDIEQLDALIERAGVPESTTIALQPISQKPRATQLCIDTCIARNWRLSIQTHKYLSIA; encoded by the coding sequence ATGTTCGAAACCATTCAGGGTGAAGGCGTATTTACCGGCGTTCCTTCAGTGTTTGTTCGCCTACAGATATGTCCGGTAGGATGTGCTTGGTGTGATACTAAACAAACCTGGGATGCGACACCTCAAGACGAACGCCCGTTAGCGGAAGTGCTCGCGAAAACGGAAGACTCACCAACATGGTGTAGTGTGTCTGGAGATGACATTATCGAGCAGTATCGTCAACAAGGCTATCAGGCTAAGCATATTGTGATTACTGGCGGTGAACCATGCATTTACGATTTACGTCCGCTCACAGAAGCATTTGAAGCGATTGGATGTTCTTGTCAAATTGAAACCAGTGGTACATCACCAGTTCTTGCGAGTGAAAATACTTGGGTGACAGTGTCACCAAAAGTGGCAATGAAAGGTAAACTGCCAGTTCTGGACTGTGCTTTACTCCGAGCCAATGAGATTAAACACCCAGTGGCGACCGATAAAGACATTGAACAACTCGATGCTTTGATTGAGCGAGCGGGCGTGCCTGAAAGTACGACCATTGCCCTACAGCCGATCAGCCAGAAACCACGCGCCACTCAGCTATGTATTGATACTTGTATTGCGCGTAACTGGAGACTCTCTATCCAAACACACAAGTATCTAAGTATTGCGTAA
- the prpB gene encoding methylisocitrate lyase, with protein sequence MSLSPGAKFRSAVEQNDPLQIVGTINPYCAMMAKNIGHQAIYLSGGGIANASYGLPDLGITTLNDVLVDVDRITNACDLPLLVDIDTGFGGAFNIGRTIKAMEKAGAAAIHMEDQVAQKRCGHRPNKAIVSQQEMVDRVKAAVDARNDESFVIMARTDALAVEGMDSAIERAIACVEAGADMIFPEAMNKLEQYSQFSEALKQATGKHVPILANITEFGQTPLYGGEELAKSNVDMVLYPLSAFRAMNKAAEMVYAHLLKEGNQEALLDSMQTRKELYEHLKYHDYEDKLDQLFSEGK encoded by the coding sequence ATGAGTTTATCTCCAGGGGCGAAATTCAGATCCGCCGTAGAGCAAAATGATCCTTTGCAGATTGTCGGTACGATTAACCCATACTGCGCCATGATGGCAAAAAACATAGGTCACCAAGCGATTTATTTGTCAGGTGGCGGTATCGCCAATGCATCATACGGCCTCCCTGATTTAGGGATCACGACCCTTAATGACGTCTTGGTTGATGTTGACCGCATTACTAATGCGTGTGATCTGCCTTTACTGGTGGATATCGATACTGGCTTTGGTGGCGCATTTAATATCGGCCGTACGATCAAAGCAATGGAAAAAGCCGGTGCTGCCGCCATTCATATGGAAGATCAGGTGGCCCAAAAACGTTGTGGTCACAGACCAAACAAAGCCATTGTCAGTCAACAAGAAATGGTTGATCGAGTGAAAGCCGCAGTAGATGCGCGCAATGACGAAAGTTTCGTCATTATGGCTCGCACGGATGCGCTCGCAGTTGAAGGAATGGACAGCGCTATTGAACGAGCGATTGCCTGTGTCGAAGCTGGCGCGGACATGATTTTTCCAGAGGCAATGAATAAATTAGAGCAGTATTCACAGTTCTCTGAAGCGCTAAAGCAAGCGACTGGAAAACACGTGCCTATCTTGGCGAATATTACCGAATTTGGCCAAACACCATTGTACGGTGGTGAAGAGTTAGCCAAATCAAATGTGGATATGGTGTTGTATCCATTGAGTGCTTTTAGAGCGATGAATAAAGCCGCAGAAATGGTATACGCCCACCTGTTGAAAGAGGGAAATCAAGAAGCGCTGCTTGATTCGATGCAAACGCGTAAAGAGCTCTATGAGCACCTCAAGTACCACGATTACGAAGACAAATTAGATCAGTTGTTTTCAGAAGGAAAATAG
- a CDS encoding propionyl-CoA synthetase, whose product MSAYQKEYLWAQENPQQFWKAQAEQLDWFEQPKTILQMDENSIERWFPDGVLNTCWLALDYHCEQGRGETTALIYDSPVTGNKQKYTYQELRDQVAKIAGMLAEQGVEKGDRVVIYMPMIPEAAMAMLACARLGAIHSVVFGGFAPNELAVRIEDAEPKVIMTASCGIEINKVIPYKPMVDKAVMDSRWKPEKVLVLQRSQCKADLNQARDVDWIKACNNALPHACVPVLATDPLYILYTSGTTGKPKGVVRDNGGHAVAMKYSMSAIYNVPQNGVYWAASDVGWVVGHSYIVYAPLIHGCTTVLFEGKPVRTPDPGAFWRVCEEYKVDVLFSAPTAFRAIKKEDPDGKLIKQFDLSSLKALFMAGERLDPPTLEWVETKTQKPVIDHWWQTETGWPIAGNPTGLELLPVKAGSATKPIPGYQVEILDELGESVAPNKQGFVALKRPLPPGCLPTVWRNHDRFESGYLSQFSGYYVSGDGGYLDDEGYLFIMGRIDDVINVAGHRLSTGEMEEIVGGHPAIAECAVVGVHDDLKGQLPLGFVVLKDGVKVDDLQLEGELVGKVRDEIGAVACFKHALVVERLPKTRSGKILRKTIRQIADGENYTIPSTIDDPSSLEEIQKALDS is encoded by the coding sequence ATGTCTGCATATCAGAAAGAATACCTTTGGGCACAGGAAAACCCACAGCAGTTTTGGAAAGCGCAAGCTGAGCAATTGGACTGGTTTGAGCAACCTAAGACCATTTTGCAAATGGATGAGAACAGTATTGAGCGTTGGTTCCCTGATGGTGTGCTAAACACATGTTGGCTTGCACTCGATTACCATTGTGAACAAGGAAGAGGGGAGACAACAGCTCTGATCTATGACTCTCCTGTCACCGGTAACAAGCAAAAGTACACATACCAAGAGCTTAGGGACCAGGTCGCTAAGATCGCTGGGATGCTAGCAGAACAAGGGGTTGAAAAAGGTGATCGGGTTGTTATTTACATGCCAATGATTCCAGAAGCTGCAATGGCGATGTTGGCATGTGCACGATTAGGGGCTATTCACTCTGTTGTATTCGGAGGCTTTGCTCCCAATGAGCTTGCAGTACGAATAGAAGACGCTGAGCCAAAAGTTATTATGACAGCGTCTTGTGGTATCGAGATTAATAAAGTGATTCCCTATAAACCTATGGTTGATAAAGCCGTAATGGATAGCCGTTGGAAACCAGAAAAGGTTTTGGTTTTACAACGCTCACAATGTAAAGCAGATTTAAATCAGGCGCGAGACGTAGATTGGATAAAGGCTTGCAACAACGCTTTACCTCATGCGTGCGTACCAGTTCTGGCTACTGACCCTCTCTACATTCTTTACACCTCAGGAACAACCGGAAAACCGAAAGGAGTCGTGCGTGACAACGGAGGCCACGCTGTCGCGATGAAGTACTCAATGAGTGCGATTTATAATGTTCCACAAAATGGTGTTTACTGGGCAGCTTCTGATGTGGGCTGGGTCGTAGGCCACTCTTACATTGTCTATGCGCCGCTGATTCATGGCTGTACAACAGTACTATTTGAAGGCAAGCCAGTACGGACTCCGGATCCGGGCGCATTCTGGCGAGTGTGTGAAGAGTATAAAGTTGATGTGCTTTTCTCTGCGCCAACGGCTTTTCGCGCAATAAAGAAAGAAGACCCCGATGGGAAGCTTATCAAGCAATTCGACCTTTCTAGTTTAAAAGCGCTCTTTATGGCGGGCGAGCGCTTGGATCCGCCAACGCTAGAGTGGGTCGAAACTAAAACACAAAAACCTGTGATTGATCATTGGTGGCAAACGGAGACTGGTTGGCCTATTGCAGGCAATCCGACAGGTCTTGAGCTATTGCCAGTGAAAGCCGGTTCGGCGACGAAACCCATTCCCGGTTATCAGGTAGAGATTCTTGATGAGTTGGGAGAGTCGGTTGCACCGAACAAGCAAGGCTTTGTTGCTCTGAAACGACCGCTGCCACCAGGTTGTTTACCTACAGTCTGGCGTAACCATGACCGCTTCGAATCGGGGTATTTAAGTCAGTTTTCTGGGTATTATGTGTCTGGTGATGGTGGTTATCTTGATGATGAAGGTTACCTATTTATCATGGGGCGTATCGATGATGTGATCAATGTCGCAGGTCATCGACTATCGACCGGCGAAATGGAAGAAATTGTTGGCGGTCACCCTGCTATCGCGGAATGTGCGGTTGTTGGTGTGCATGATGACTTAAAAGGGCAGCTACCATTAGGGTTTGTGGTGCTAAAGGACGGTGTCAAAGTCGATGACTTGCAGCTTGAAGGTGAACTTGTGGGTAAGGTACGAGATGAAATCGGTGCCGTCGCTTGCTTTAAACACGCACTGGTTGTTGAACGTTTACCAAAAACTCGTTCCGGTAAAATCCTACGTAAGACGATTCGACAAATCGCCGACGGCGAAAACTATACCATTCCTTCCACCATTGATGACCCCTCAAGCTTAGAAGAAATTCAGAAAGCGCTCGACTCATAG
- a CDS encoding Cof-type HAD-IIB family hydrolase: MYKLIALDLDGTLLTSDKSISERTKTAIEKARAQGIKVVLASGRPLAGMQEKLTELGIEGNDEFVVFYNGSTVKEIGSGKVIHQAFIDGRRAKQVAKLAKELGLYCHAFSTKHGLITPENNEFTTLESDINQVPITQMAFELLEDDHPIIKAMIVGEPSKLTQAAKAIPDLLHQEFTIVQSAPFFLEFLNLESNKGVGVKAIADYLGIHAGQVICMGDAENDHHMIRYAGLGVAMENAMEQTKAIADHITTSNDDDGVALVIEKYILNQ, from the coding sequence ATGTACAAGCTAATTGCTTTGGATTTGGATGGCACCTTGCTAACTAGCGACAAATCCATTTCAGAAAGAACAAAAACCGCCATAGAAAAAGCGCGCGCTCAGGGAATAAAAGTCGTTCTTGCTTCAGGCCGTCCACTCGCAGGCATGCAAGAGAAACTGACAGAACTCGGCATTGAAGGAAACGATGAGTTTGTTGTTTTTTACAATGGAAGTACTGTTAAAGAAATTGGCTCTGGAAAAGTCATTCATCAAGCCTTCATCGATGGTCGGCGTGCGAAGCAAGTGGCGAAGCTTGCTAAAGAGCTAGGATTGTACTGTCATGCATTCAGTACTAAGCACGGCTTAATTACACCTGAAAATAACGAGTTTACTACCTTGGAATCTGACATTAACCAAGTACCGATTACGCAAATGGCGTTCGAATTATTAGAGGATGACCACCCTATCATCAAAGCCATGATCGTCGGTGAACCATCAAAACTGACGCAAGCTGCGAAAGCCATTCCAGATTTACTCCATCAGGAATTCACCATTGTGCAAAGTGCCCCGTTCTTCCTAGAGTTTCTCAACCTTGAGAGTAATAAAGGCGTCGGTGTTAAAGCGATTGCAGACTACCTCGGTATTCATGCTGGCCAAGTTATTTGCATGGGAGACGCGGAGAATGATCATCACATGATTCGCTATGCGGGGCTCGGAGTCGCAATGGAAAATGCGATGGAACAAACTAAAGCCATCGCTGATCATATTACCACCAGCAATGATGATGACGGTGTCGCATTAGTCATCGAAAAATACATACTCAATCAGTGA
- a CDS encoding GntR family transcriptional regulator, translating into MNDELTTRMKTKTTEKENTKSESLTEILIEAIVEGDLEPGSKISEPELAKRFEVSRGPLREAIMRLEGLGLIERIPHVGARVITFSPEKLVEIYAVREALEGMAARLAARYISREELLSLELLLAKHSKHIDEVAGASYFHQEGDFDFHYRIIQASRNSKLIALLCDELYHLLRMYRYQSPRAQSRPKEALNEHKFILQAIRNRDEELAEMLMRRHISGSRRLIEQQILLAEND; encoded by the coding sequence ATGAATGATGAACTCACGACTCGTATGAAAACTAAAACAACAGAGAAAGAAAACACCAAATCAGAAAGTCTGACTGAAATTCTGATTGAAGCCATTGTCGAAGGTGATTTGGAACCCGGAAGTAAGATCTCCGAGCCTGAGTTAGCGAAACGGTTTGAAGTGAGCCGAGGTCCACTGCGAGAAGCCATAATGCGACTTGAGGGGCTAGGGTTGATTGAGCGTATTCCCCATGTCGGGGCAAGAGTGATTACCTTCTCCCCCGAAAAGCTAGTTGAAATTTACGCTGTCAGGGAGGCTTTAGAGGGGATGGCGGCACGCTTGGCGGCACGTTATATCTCTCGAGAAGAGCTGCTGAGTTTGGAGTTATTGCTAGCCAAGCACTCAAAGCACATCGATGAAGTTGCAGGTGCTTCTTACTTTCATCAGGAAGGCGACTTTGACTTTCACTATCGCATTATTCAGGCGAGCCGTAATAGCAAACTTATCGCTCTCTTATGCGATGAGCTGTATCACCTGCTGCGTATGTATCGATACCAATCGCCGCGGGCTCAATCCAGACCCAAAGAAGCGCTGAACGAACATAAATTTATCCTTCAGGCGATTCGTAATCGTGATGAAGAGTTGGCCGAAATGTTGATGAGAAGACATATCTCAGGCAGCAGACGGTTGATAGAGCAACAAATTTTACTTGCTGAAAATGACTAG
- a CDS encoding NUDIX domain-containing protein, translating into MAIFKQLERVFLFFSLSFFSSLLFAEQKQPEIEGAACVIRADDKLVLVNEILTGKSWLPAGNVKQGEKPDLAAQRETWEETGLVVSINKVLGQRNNTIYYDCISDSEILAFHIDDSFDAHQLPIWFAPHYGVEIASAMLIPPEMINAHEYRFPEQLKRIAGYFEQATPQSVRYVDNLVESAPTLHQMELAWLNEFRLLLDKLPIRAEAIVEELFKLSLQLNHPLMLLVLFPYLYWRFGRDFSYKVFFAVTITSLVVLLAKQGFQLPPPQVYLASSALPQFSGYSLPSLPFAVWMCVITLLINKMRENRPDYLVGVGVSLITWLAISSFYTGTHFIVDMVSGLLIGGLCAWHLIRLDNKPDVEVMPLIQSKATWLGLIAAGLVMVFVWPIPVFGVWLGIMITALGVIYTTDEREKKITSELLVPITLSMVAVFWLFEYSEILVSRSSVLSFGLDVVRYPVLMALFVVSVRKFAKAA; encoded by the coding sequence ATGGCCATTTTTAAGCAGTTGGAACGAGTGTTTTTGTTTTTTTCACTCTCATTTTTTTCGTCTCTACTATTCGCAGAACAAAAACAACCTGAAATCGAAGGAGCAGCTTGTGTCATTCGTGCGGACGACAAATTAGTGCTCGTTAATGAAATCTTGACGGGTAAGTCATGGCTACCAGCAGGCAATGTCAAACAAGGTGAAAAGCCAGATTTGGCCGCGCAAAGAGAAACTTGGGAAGAAACTGGGCTGGTTGTTTCAATCAATAAAGTGTTAGGCCAGAGAAACAACACTATCTATTACGATTGTATTTCGGATTCGGAGATCCTTGCTTTCCATATTGATGACTCATTTGACGCACACCAGTTACCAATATGGTTTGCACCGCATTATGGCGTTGAAATTGCGTCAGCAATGTTAATCCCGCCTGAGATGATCAATGCGCACGAATATCGATTCCCAGAACAACTTAAACGGATTGCAGGATACTTTGAACAAGCAACCCCTCAATCTGTTCGATATGTCGATAACTTGGTCGAATCTGCACCGACATTACATCAAATGGAATTGGCTTGGTTAAATGAGTTCCGTTTGTTATTAGATAAGTTACCAATCCGTGCTGAAGCTATTGTTGAAGAGCTATTTAAGTTAAGCCTTCAACTCAATCATCCGCTCATGTTGCTGGTTCTCTTTCCTTATCTTTATTGGCGATTTGGGCGAGATTTTAGCTATAAAGTGTTTTTCGCTGTAACCATTACTTCACTGGTTGTTTTACTAGCGAAACAAGGGTTTCAGCTTCCACCGCCACAAGTTTATCTTGCGAGCAGTGCTTTGCCACAATTCTCAGGTTATAGTTTGCCGAGCTTACCATTTGCTGTTTGGATGTGTGTTATTACCCTGCTAATCAATAAAATGAGGGAAAACAGGCCAGATTATCTAGTAGGTGTGGGTGTGAGCTTGATTACTTGGCTGGCTATTTCCAGTTTTTACACGGGTACGCACTTTATTGTCGACATGGTGAGTGGGTTGCTGATTGGCGGTTTGTGTGCATGGCATCTGATTCGGTTAGATAATAAACCTGATGTAGAGGTGATGCCTTTGATACAATCCAAAGCAACGTGGTTGGGGTTGATTGCTGCTGGGCTAGTCATGGTCTTCGTATGGCCGATTCCCGTATTTGGTGTTTGGTTAGGTATTATGATTACGGCATTAGGAGTGATTTACACAACCGACGAACGTGAAAAGAAAATTACATCAGAGCTTCTTGTTCCAATCACCCTATCCATGGTCGCGGTATTTTGGTTGTTCGAATATAGTGAAATATTGGTTTCTAGAAGCAGTGTTTTGTCATTTGGTTTGGATGTAGTTCGTTATCCAGTACTCATGGCTCTGTTTGTGGTCAGCGTTAGGAAATTCGCAAAAGCTGCCTAA